The DNA sequence GCGAGGGAGATGGAACGCGCCACGGGTTGTATggcagacgaggaggagggccaTTATGGCGGAcgtcaacagcagcaacaccgtgCGATGAAtgagaaggcaaaggagaagctgGACAACAAACGTAGAGCCGCGGTTACGTCATCctcactgccgccaccgcggcctCTCAGTGAGGATACTGCCGCTTTCCGTGGTGAgccggcggtgcagcggggtTCTACTACTACTCATGTTCTCTGCAGCCCACTCTCGGTGTCAGGTTCAGTCGGCACCTTCTCACCTTTCGTTAGAGCTGCCGCTGGGTCTGCACAGGCTCTGGATACGCACTCGTGTGCGTTGTATGTTCCCTCGGAGCAGGAGGCGCGCGCCGCTGAGCGACTGCTCATGCTCTTTCGGCCCCGCGCTGcctcagcaccgctgcggtcATGTCGGCATCGGTACGCTGCAGGACACCTTGACGTCGCGTCGCGTGAACTCAGCGGTGAGTCGCCTCTTCAGCGCGATCGAGGATGCAAGGACGCCGCCGAGCCACACCACAAGCGCATGACCTGCATTTCCGCATCTGACGAGATAACAGATGTTCACCGGGTCCCCGGGGCCGCCGAAGCTGTGATAGTCCTGCACCACGCCCCGCGCCTCATTTTGTACGAGAAGGGGCTGAACCcgaaggcggcgctgtgggCGTCCGACGTTTCCTCAGACGCCTTCGAGAACCTCAacgacgccgcggcggagaGCTCAGCGGAGGTTTTCGCGCTGAGAAACCTTCCCTTGTGCGCGTTTGAGCGCTTCTTttatcagcagcagctccgcgggCTGGCGGAGACGGAGGGAAGCCGTGAGCCGGTGTTGCCGTCAACATCGCCAGTGGCTGTAAACGCAGGCGCGGAGAGCGCTGGCGTCCCTGCAGGCGACACGGCCTCCGCTCCGacgggcgctgctgcgacgacAGGCATTTCCAGGGGTGACAACTGTGTTGTGAATGGCAATGACACATTGTTCTTTGGCTCCCCTCTGACGGCGGTCCTAGCGTGCTCGCTGAAAGGTACTGTGTCACTGTTGTCGGCTGCGGCCGGTGCACCTAGCTGCGAAGCCGGAGATACTTCTGCCCGGCGAGTGGCACCGTatcgcggcagtggcagaggcagcggtaGGAATAataggaggaggggaggccGGGCCGCGCTGCGTGCTGTCTCAGTGCCGGTCCTACCGCCAGTGTACAAGGGTGGCTGTCCGGAGATGGGTGCCCCTGCAtcacaccgccaccgcagctcccgagtgcggctgcagcgacagcagcagcagaacccGAGTCATCCCTCTTCGATTCTTCCGGCGGGACTGCGCTCGGGTACGGTGTCGCAGGACGTTGCCCACTTGTGCCTCCGTGTGGATGACCTGCAGGACGTGTACGTGTTCAATCCAGTCGTGGATATGATCGGCAAGGGTGCTTTCTCCAAGGTGTACGCGGCGGTTCCTATCCTGCGCGGCAAAGAAGGACTGCGGCGCTTCGCCTCGCCGCTGTTGAGCAGGCAGGTGGccccgtgcagcagcgccgagctcggtggcggtgggccacaggagggaggcaggagcGCTTCGATTGCCAGGAGGGAGAGCTCAACGCACGAAGCTTTGTCGTCTCCAGCGCTGCGTGTGGACTCTGCGGCTGAAACTGCTGTCGGTGACACGGCTGGGCCACTGGCAGAGGATGAGTCGAGAAATCGCAGACCGCACGAGGAGTCACTGACCGTGTCTCTGCGCTCTATTCCCGTTGTTGCACTCAAGGTCATCCCGCGCAAGGCACGCCAGAAGCCGAAGGCGCCGCTTGGCTCACTTGCTGCCATgccttctgccgctgctgccgtgacgGGAAGCGCCACTTCCAATGTGCAGCAAGCAGCGCAGAACGATGGCGACAGCGTGCGTCGCGAGCTTGTTGAGATTGAGCGCGAGGTATCGatcctgcgccgccttcaccacACCGGCTGTTCGCAGTTCTTCGAGGCGATTCGCACCCCAGACGCTTTCGTCATCGCGATGCGCGTCTTCCCTGGCAGCATGGATGCACAGCACTACATCTCCCGCTACGGGGCGCCATCGGAGGcgcgggcggcgctgctACTTTTTCAGCTCGTCTCTACAGTGCAGTACCTGCACACCACCTTTGGGCTCATTCACCGCGACATCAAGCTGGAGAACATCCTCCTGTCCGAGGCGGACGCCTCAGTTCCCGACACACGCATTTTCGAGGTGCTGGGGGAGACTGTACTTAAGTCCGATGCGTCGACCATAATGACTATGAGTGCGTGTGGCCGACAAGGCTGCGCCTCGACGACGGTCGCTGTGGGAACGCGgacggcggcacagcacAGCCGCTCGAGGGCCTCCCACAATGTCACACGCCTGCTGCGAGTGACCCTCATCGACTTTGGGCTCGCTCGCCGCACCCGTGTGAATGCCCTCTCACCGACCGCTTCCGCGTCGCATGGGCGCGGCTCAGTGGCACGACACGGCAGCCTGAACGCGTCCAGCACGTCGCCAACGTACATTGCCTCATTTCCACCCACTAGTGCCACACTGGCCGCCGGTACCGCCCAAGTCCATCGCAACACCAGCAACAGTAGCTTCAGTGGCAGTCTAGGCTCTCCAGCGTCGCTCAGCACTGGGGGTGCTGCGGGTGCAGTGATGCATTTTAATAGTGGAAACAGTTCCAGCGACAGCTACGCGGCGGCCAAGCGTGCCCCACCGAGGCCGCCACTTCTTTGCCGCCCACCCAGCACGACTGTGGGTGCTGGCATGACCCACCATGGGCCGGGTGGCACAGAATTCGGCGGGATGGAATGCACCATGTCGCGCGTTGGGATGCCTTCACCGATGCCGTCCACGGCGAACATGTTCACACGCTTTCTCGAtgtagaggaggagatggatgaggaagagaatggcggcgccggtggagCAGAGGAATGGTGCACGCCTGCCAACCCACTCACGAGAGCCAGGGGCTTTGGTCCAAGTAGTCGACAAGACATGGCCGAAGGTGAGGATGACAGCGGCGCCTTCAGCACCGGCATGAGCGCATCTGAGACCGATGATGAATGGgaaggcggcagcacagctgAACCAAAGGAGGGGGATACacaggaaagggaggagcaCAGCAAATCCTGGCCAAATAAGGAGCatggcgcgcgcgctgcactCCTGTCTCCGAGCGTGCTGACAGCACAACCACAGACGCCGCCAGGAGCAGCGGTGATTCCTCCGCAGCCTGTGCCTCCAACCCTGCCGCTTCAAGccggcaccactgctgtcACCTCTAGTCACTTCAACGCCGAAAGCagtggcagctgctgcaccactggCGGTGCCGGGCTGCGCTACCGGTGTGCTAGCTGTATTTACACCTCTCAACATCAACTGCCTCCGGCCACCGCGGCTGATGTGCACTCGACGCCGGACGACACTGAGGCAACACTACTGCTCACGCCGTGTGGTACAGAGAAGTACCTCCCGCCTGAAGTGCTGTCGTGGATCCTGGAGAACGGCTGGGCGCGGCGCTCGACCACAGTGGGCCTCGCCCGCGCAATGGACCTGTATGCCATTGGTATTGTCGCATATGTGCTTCTCAGCGGCTGCTTTCCTTTCAACGCGTCTTCGCGGGCAacgctgcttcagcagcagcagcgggtgccGCGCTGCAACAGCGCTCGCTGGGctggcgtcagcagcgcggccATCTCGTTTGTGCAGCAGTTGCTCGAACCGGATCCGCGGAAGCGCATGACAGCGAAGGAGGCTCTCGAGCATCCATTCCTGCACGAGGCCCGCCAGCTCGCCGAGAAGTTGTCACTTGTGCCGCACgttgagggagaggaggtgtcACACCCGTCGACTTGGCGGGACAGTAGCCAGATTGACAACCACCATCGccccggcagcggcagcccaGGTCGGTACtatgacgacgacgccaacGTGCATGCGAGGTGGCACTGGGCCACGAGCACCACTGCaacgacggcaacggcaacaGGTAGCTTGCTTCGCTCGGTGCCGTCACCGACGCACGCCGACCACACGTGCTCTGGTGCCGCGATGGAGTTGACGTCAGCGTACCAGAATGCCATCTTGAGCTTCGCCACCAATGATGCTCAGCGTCCCCCTGTAGCTGACCAGAACGGGGTCGTGATCGTGAATGAGTCATCAGCGCTGAacagcagcactggcgcaCACCACAGAAGCGCTGGCGGTAGTGGGGAGCTGGCACCTCTTCATCGTGTGGAGGGTGACACCGCGTCAATGGCAATACGCCTTAGCGGTAGTTGCCATCTACCTGGTGTACCCAGCGTGTGCCGTAGCAGTGATGAgtgcgaggaagacgacTTGCTTGCCTCCATTACGCGTAATATGCTCGGTGGggtgccaccactgctgcaggcTTGCAAGGAGAGTCTGAGCCCGACAAGATCACTGGCGCCtgccacgacgacgacgtctACACCATGCGCGGCAACGATGGCAAGGGCAGTACCGATCGAACTGCTTGCATCTCCCTCTTTAGCGACACGTCCAGTGAAGCTCTCATCATTTTCAACCCCGCTTTCCCCCGCGACAG is a window from the Leishmania panamensis strain MHOM/PA/94/PSC-1 chromosome 26 sequence genome containing:
- a CDS encoding protein kinase, putative (TriTrypDB/GeneDB-style sysID: LpmP.26.2070) codes for the protein MSDVPLHSGRTTIHSNNAYHDVGEEGDQHLGQQKPSVRDSRATTSVEPMTAVQVVDRLRWWRTYRVREQPIPVDHVVLRGCYANYSSFGTRPLASGVARLLQKARAVREQYLRAQQQQQQPQQQEEEAQHQSRQCSSLLIASTVGTSVRSASSERLHNGAREMERATGCMADEEEGHYGGRQQQQHRAMNEKAKEKLDNKRRAAVTSSSLPPPRPLSEDTAAFRGEPAVQRGSTTTHVLCSPLSVSGSVGTFSPFVRAAAGSAQALDTHSCALYVPSEQEARAAERLLMLFRPRAASAPLRSCRHRYAAGHLDVASRELSGESPLQRDRGCKDAAEPHHKRMTCISASDEITDVHRVPGAAEAVIVLHHAPRLILYEKGLNPKAALWASDVSSDAFENLNDAAAESSAEVFALRNLPLCAFERFFYQQQLRGLAETEGSREPVLPSTSPVAVNAGAESAGVPAGDTASAPTGAAATTGISRGDNCVVNGNDTLFFGSPLTAVLACSLKGTVSLLSAAAGAPSCEAGDTSARRVAPYRGSGRGSGRNNRRRGGRAALRAVSVPVLPPVYKGGCPEMGAPASHRHRSSRVRLQRQQQQNPSHPSSILPAGLRSGTVSQDVAHLCLRVDDLQDVYVFNPVVDMIGKGAFSKVYAAVPILRGKEGLRRFASPLLSRQVAPCSSAELGGGGPQEGGRSASIARRESSTHEALSSPALRVDSAAETAVGDTAGPLAEDESRNRRPHEESLTVSLRSIPVVALKVIPRKARQKPKAPLGSLAAMPSAAAAVTGSATSNVQQAAQNDGDSVRRELVEIEREVSILRRLHHTGCSQFFEAIRTPDAFVIAMRVFPGSMDAQHYISRYGAPSEARAALLLFQLVSTVQYLHTTFGLIHRDIKLENILLSEADASVPDTRIFEVLGETVLKSDASTIMTMSACGRQGCASTTVAVGTRTAAQHSRSRASHNVTRLLRVTLIDFGLARRTRVNALSPTASASHGRGSVARHGSLNASSTSPTYIASFPPTSATLAAGTAQVHRNTSNSSFSGSLGSPASLSTGGAAGAVMHFNSGNSSSDSYAAAKRAPPRPPLLCRPPSTTVGAGMTHHGPGGTEFGGMECTMSRVGMPSPMPSTANMFTRFLDVEEEMDEEENGGAGGAEEWCTPANPLTRARGFGPSSRQDMAEGEDDSGAFSTGMSASETDDEWEGGSTAEPKEGDTQEREEHSKSWPNKEHGARAALLSPSVLTAQPQTPPGAAVIPPQPVPPTLPLQAGTTAVTSSHFNAESSGSCCTTGGAGLRYRCASCIYTSQHQLPPATAADVHSTPDDTEATLLLTPCGTEKYLPPEVLSWILENGWARRSTTVGLARAMDLYAIGIVAYVLLSGCFPFNASSRATLLQQQQRVPRCNSARWAGVSSAAISFVQQLLEPDPRKRMTAKEALEHPFLHEARQLAEKLSLVPHVEGEEVSHPSTWRDSSQIDNHHRPGSGSPGRYYDDDANVHARWHWATSTTATTATATGSLLRSVPSPTHADHTCSGAAMELTSAYQNAILSFATNDAQRPPVADQNGVVIVNESSALNSSTGAHHRSAGGSGELAPLHRVEGDTASMAIRLSGSCHLPGVPSVCRSSDECEEDDLLASITRNMLGGVPPLLQACKESLSPTRSLAPATTTTSTPCAATMARAVPIELLASPSLATRPVKLSSFSTPLSPATGAAPSVDGAAAKRATLPEPTSAAAAAASVPALVPSGTYDANVNRNVSPFRAVTTTTAEVVESGGDDLFESLYNNIMLSD